The Chloroflexota bacterium DNA window CGCTCGACCATGCTAAAAGTAGGCGCAGCGCTGTAATCATGAGGAACATCAATCCCAGGTTGCCAATCAGCAAAGTAGAAAAAGGCAAGCTGGATTGTAGCCGCAGGAAAATTAGCCCGGCAGAGATGATGATCGCCGCGGCAATCATATACACATAAGGCAGTTTTTGGGCACTAAAGTGAGAAAGGAATAAAGCGTTGGCGCTGCTGTAATAGGTAATCAACGCAATGCCGAGGAAAAAAGACTGGCCAAATAACAGCGAGAAAGCAACCCCCTCGCCATCGTGAATACCCGCGCCGCGCACCAAACGTTGCCAGAAGCCCGGCTGCCGGGTGATCGTTTCTGTCTGTATCATAGTTGATCCTGCCATTCATCGAGGGCTTTTTTCCCGGCCTGATAGCCCAACTCGATAAGCTGGTCAATATTATCAAACTGAAAAATATTGACCCCCTCCACATCGGGGCGAATGATATAGTCGGTGATGGCATATTGTTTGTGCTTCTGACGCACACTGCTGAACTCGTTGATTCGCATAATCAGGTTCATAATCCCAGGTAGATGTGGCTGCGCTTGCCGACCTCGGAGAGGGTTCAGTTTTCTCCAAAACATTGGCCACCCCGACAGGCCAGGATCAAAATCGTAACCTTCCGGCAGGGCCGATTCGCTGCTGACATCTACGCCAATAATCGTACAGTCGGCGCAAATCTTACGCATGACTTCGAGCGGCAAATTATTGACCAACACCCCATCAACCAGTAAATCGCCTTCATCAGTCATCGGCGGGAAGAAGGGCGACAAAGCGCTGCTGGCACGGATATATTTCCACAACGGACCGCGCCTGTGAATGACCTGCCGCGCCCTGGTTAGATTAGCAGAAACACAGAAATACTCAATCCAGGTATCTTCAATCTTTTGGCTGCCAAAGAGGTCTTTCAGCAAGGCGATTAACGATTTCCCAGAAATTAGGGAAACAGCCGGGAATGTATAGTCGAGCAGTTTTTTGTCTTTCAACCCATTTTTCGTCAACTTGCCAATCTGACGCCAATTCATGCCCAGCGCGAAAGCGGCGGCGATAATCGAGCCAATGCTGTTGCCGCCAACCATATCAATCTCCAGACCAGCTTCTTCGATGGCGCGTAGCACGCCAATGTGAGCAAAACCGCGCGCGCCGCCGCCGCCTAAAACTAACCCAATGGATTTCCCTGCCAAAATGCGCGCTACACGCTGATAGTCGGCATTATGGTGTGTGCGAAGATGATAGTGACGGCGAATATCGCCAATCTGTTCCAGCCAGTGATCAGTGCCCGACGGCTTCGGTTTCAATTCATCATAGAGTAAAACAAGCTCTTTGTGAATAGTGCTATTGTCATAATCGGGCATCATGGCGCGCAGGAATTCGGCGTTGAATTCGGTACCCGAATGGCCGATGAAGATCACGCGGTCGGCGCGCTGGATGCAACGGGATGTCCAGTTCGAGGGGGTAGAATCCACCTCGTAAATGCTGCTAATGCCCGAGTGTCGTTTCTCTTGCTCGTCCAGCCAAGTGACCAACCTGATTTCGTTCAGGTCATCCCTCGGGGTTTGGGAAATCCCAACTTGTTGCAATACATCATCCACCGAAGCGCTGCTAAAGTGTAACGTGTGCAAATATTGGGAAATAAGTTCGGTCAATCGGTTGGCGAAATCCGCCAGAAGAATATCGGGGCTGAGCGGCACCAGGGCAATGCACAGCGACATAGAGGGGGTTTTGTCAATCAACGTGCGATGCAAGCGGGTGATAACCTGCTTGGTAAACTGAAATGTAGATTGGGGCAATTCGCACTGGACGGCGTAAAAACTCTCGCGTGAAAATCGAACCGCATCTGTATCTCGCAGCGCAATTATGTTAGCCGATCTCGGCTCGCCGGTAAAAAAACCCATCTCGCCTACATTTTCTCCGGCCAATATATCACCAACGATTTGTTCATTGCCATCCTGATCCGGGATACTTACCTGAACTCGACCGTTGATAAGAATACAAAAATCATCACTGGGATCTTGATAGCGCATCAGCGCCTGCTCCCGTTTCAGGTGTACCCATTCAATTTCATTTTCAATGGCCCCCATTTGCGCCAGGCTTAATTCGCCAAAATAATTCGGCAGGATTCTAAAGAGTTGATTACGTCGCTGGCGCTGGCGAATTACTGCGCCCAGCAAGGATAATATCTGTGGTGTCTCTGCTGCAAGTCGATCAAATTCGGATTTTGACAGGAATAAAAGCTGAGTATCGTCTAAAGCCATAACATTGGCTGTGCGTGCCTGACCTGTCAGCAACTGGATCTCCCCCACCGATTCTCCTGGCCCAATTTTTCCCACAATTATTTTTTCGTCATCTTCCCCACAAATAGATACTTGTAATTCTCCCGCGATTACGATATATAAACCGCTGTTCCGGGTTTCGCCCTGCCGGAATAAATATTCATCAGCCTGGATAGAGAATCTCGCAACCAGCTTAGCTGTTTTTTGCACAATCTGACGATCAAATGAAGAAAACAATTCAGTGGATGTCAGAAATGCAGCCAGATGTTCATCCATCTTGCATCCGTTCATATACGTTTGTCGTGCGCCGGAAAAGAGCGTAGACGATGTGTGCATAAATATAAATCGCGCAAACAAAAATAAAAAATAT harbors:
- a CDS encoding cyclic nucleotide-binding domain-containing protein, producing the protein MDEHLAAFLTSTELFSSFDRQIVQKTAKLVARFSIQADEYLFRQGETRNSGLYIVIAGELQVSICGEDDEKIIVGKIGPGESVGEIQLLTGQARTANVMALDDTQLLFLSKSEFDRLAAETPQILSLLGAVIRQRQRRNQLFRILPNYFGELSLAQMGAIENEIEWVHLKREQALMRYQDPSDDFCILINGRVQVSIPDQDGNEQIVGDILAGENVGEMGFFTGEPRSANIIALRDTDAVRFSRESFYAVQCELPQSTFQFTKQVITRLHRTLIDKTPSMSLCIALVPLSPDILLADFANRLTELISQYLHTLHFSSASVDDVLQQVGISQTPRDDLNEIRLVTWLDEQEKRHSGISSIYEVDSTPSNWTSRCIQRADRVIFIGHSGTEFNAEFLRAMMPDYDNSTIHKELVLLYDELKPKPSGTDHWLEQIGDIRRHYHLRTHHNADYQRVARILAGKSIGLVLGGGGARGFAHIGVLRAIEEAGLEIDMVGGNSIGSIIAAAFALGMNWRQIGKLTKNGLKDKKLLDYTFPAVSLISGKSLIALLKDLFGSQKIEDTWIEYFCVSANLTRARQVIHRRGPLWKYIRASSALSPFFPPMTDEGDLLVDGVLVNNLPLEVMRKICADCTIIGVDVSSESALPEGYDFDPGLSGWPMFWRKLNPLRGRQAQPHLPGIMNLIMRINEFSSVRQKHKQYAITDYIIRPDVEGVNIFQFDNIDQLIELGYQAGKKALDEWQDQL